The region CATTTGGGCTGCGGCTCTTCCCACATTGCTCACGGCTCTGTCCCCATAGAAGCATGCAACGTGGCTTAGAAATTTTGTGAGacagagtcaggcgtggtggtgtacacctttaatccccacactcaggaggcagaaacagaaggatcagtgttgagtctgaggccagcctaggactactgagtgaattccaagtcagcctggtctatagtgagagacactacctcaaaaaaaaaaattaataataataatgccgggcacggtggcacatgcctttaatcccagcacttgagaggcagaggtagaaggattgccatgagttcgaggccaccctgagactccatagggaattccaggtcagcttgagctagagtgagaccctacctcgaaaaaacaaaaaccaaaacaaaacaaacaaaaaaaagctataaACCCTCAAAACCCTAGGGACAGGACAGGAGCACACCACGGGACCAGTGTCACTCCAAATTCCTTTATGGGACTTTAGTCTATAACTTTCCTAGCCCAGCACCCTTTGGGTTGAAATTGCTCGTCTAAAGCCTCCACACATCTCTATTCTAGATCAAGATGTTTCTACCACAACTCTAGGCCACTCTAGTTCCCTTGGGGTACTTAGGTGTTTGGGACAAGTTCTTCCCTAAGCTCTGGCCTGAAGACGTAGGAGCAGTTAGGGTCTCTATCCCTGGGAAGGGGTCTGGACCCTCGGAAGGTCGTTTTCCAGCAGTAGCAGCTGCTTCCCAAGGTGAATAAATGACCACCCAGCAGGAAGCAGACGGAGGGTTTATGGCAAAGGAAAATTGTTGATCTGGAATATGCCTTAGGGTGTCCTTTGGCTTGATGAGGTAGGGATTAGTTTAGAATGGAGCGTGTCTGGGTCTCCAGAAGCTGGCACCTCCCCCAGGGGGGACAGTGGAATACCCTGAGAAAGGTCCTGGATATCAGCACCGACTGTGACCCTCTCAGGCCTGTTGCCAATTGGACAGATGGTCAGTGGTTTTTTATCATAGGACCACAGGCAAAAGAAAGGCCGGAGGGGGCCAGAGAAAGAGAGCCTGGGGAAGGTATAGATGGGAAATCCATCAGCCATGTTGTAGAAGGAGATATCCCCTGCGTCATAGTCAAGGAAAATTCCAACCCGGCGAGGCGTCCCCAGTAATGAGAGCGGGGTACGCAGTGTGGTGAGGGCCCAGTACCCATCTCCATACAACTCCACAGCCCAGAATCCATTCTCGGGAGTCATGGGGTCAAACCCTTTCTTAACCACACTCTCCCTACACACACCAACCGCCCAATCCGTCCtgtctcccacctccacctcccagtaATGTCTCCCTGAAGTGAAGGTCTCACGGCCTAACACACAGGGCCAAGAGTCAAACCTCTCTGGTCTGTCAGGCAGCGTCTGACGGGAATCTTCCAGGCGAACAGATTTTGAATCTTCATACACAAAGAGGTGAGGGTGGGCTGTGTCTTGATCCAGAGTCACATCAACTGGAGGCAGAGACAATGTGCCCGTTAGCCAGCGTGGACAAGACCCAGCCTCCCTGCCGCACATTGTTCTGGGAGTTGACCATACTATTTGGTGAGGGAGTTGTCTGGCGCCTGTCCCATCTcattctctccagcctctctatgAAGCCACTATGGGGTGATGATGTAACAGCTAACTGCCCCGTGGAGTGTCCTAGGGGGCTCTCCCCTAGCCATCTATCTACTGTAGGCACCCCAGGTGCCGCAAGGAGGGTCGTGAGGCCATTAGCTGTCACCTTCCCCTTTCGATCCTTGTCACTAAAGAGAACATATTAGAGTGTTCATGTATTCAAGTCTCTCAGGTCCTTGAACTCCTGGGGGACAGGGCCTTAGAGGCCATGACAAGCTCAGAGCCACTGACCTGCATGCAACGTAGCCTTTTTGCAGTctgcaaggaaagagggaggtTGTTAGTGGCAGGTTATGAATGAGGATGGGGAAAATCGTGTTGGTGACATAATAACAAGAAGACACAACTTACTGAGCTCTTCTAGAAGTTTCTCTGGAAAAGAAACAGAATCACTCTCAATGGCTTTGTATAAAGAGCAGGAGGGGATAACAGTGATggggaaatgaaggaagaaagaactgtTTAACTCATGGAGACCTGGTGACTGGTAAGTCAAAGACAGAGTTTTATTCGGTTTTCTAAGAAATATTCAGGAACTTCCCTTTGGCTTGGGACTGTATCTTTAGCAATAAAATTGttaatggagctgggcatggtggtgcatgccttaaatcccagcactctgaaagcagaggtaggaggatcactgagagttcaaggccaccctgagaatacatagggaattccaggacagcctgggctagagtgaggccctatctcaaaaaatcaacaacaacaacaaaataaataaaaataaaattgttactGGGAAACAGAGTTAGAAGTGGGATAGGGTTTGAAGGTGGTGGTGGGTACTCATGAAGTCAAAAAAGACAAGTAGAATTGGTCTGTCTGTCTCATGCCCCAAACCAATCATTCATATTAGGTACCTGTGATTTCAGAAGCCTTGTAATCCCAATTTCAGGATTCTaaaatccattctctttctgttggaAGCCATCCTAAAGGGTGTGACTCCAACTATCCccggacaaaaaaaaaaaaaaaaaaaaaagaaggtggccTTATGGATTCAACAGCTTACCTTTAGAGCCAAACTCACTCTTCCTCATTCTGGATCTTTCTTTGTATAGTCTCCAAGTGAGAAATACGGAGCCAATGGTGAGAAGTCCGAAGACTACCAGGAAAATAGCTACGGCTACCATCCAGGGAGTCATCAGCCTTGGCAAGAAtggagctgaaataaacccccaAGAAGCATATTGGCTGGGAAAGCTAACTAACTTCAGCTTTCTTCTtcatgccacagtgtgtgtgtgtgtgtggggggggcacaaGAGGGGATAATACTGGCCACTTCCTGCAtcccacagcaaaaaaaaaaaaaaaagcagcagctccTCCAATGCCACTCTAAGCTTTTCTCAGAAAAACTGACCTTGGCTGTGAGGAAGCAAAGACACACTGAAGGGTTGTCTGGGGACAGAATGTGTGGAGTAAAGCAAGCACTGGACCGATTCCCTTTACATCACTTCCTCCTTAACTGTCACACAGAATGGCAGCCAAGGGCATGCAGAAGGGGTAAGGAAGAGGAAATGTCACCTCTGTGTGTAACTAAATGGCACTCATAGACAGAAAAACAAGGGAAGGTTCCTGCCAGAGGTGGGAACTGGAGAACAGTCAGTGAACCTGTTCCCCGAGGATCttagaagctgaggcagagctCTAGTGTGGGGATAAGGAAGGGAGTGGAACGGATGcaggaaaagtagaaaaataatacaGTCTTCCCATTTACTCCAGGAGAGGATCTGGGTCAGGAAATCGTTCAGGGACAAAGCTTCCCTGTCTTATATGTGTGATCTAAGATGGACAGTATGACATTTCGCCGAGGTCACGATTTCAGAGTTGTCATTCTAGCGAGTTGGGGCTCCCTCAACTCAAGTCAGTGGGCAAGCACTTGGATGGGAAATGCAGACAACCCTCCCTTCTGAATATGGGCTTAGGTTACACTGCCCTGAGGCTGTGTCCACACAGAAATCCAGTGctggccaggcagggtggtgcacacctttaaccccagcaacctggaggcagagatagaagcgtcactgtgaattccaggtcagccggggactacagagtgagttccaggtcagcctgagctagagaaagaccctgcctcaaaaaaaaaaaaaaaaaaaaaaaagatggggggggggctaaagagatggcttagcaattatggcactcacctgcaaagccaaaggacccaggttcgatcccccaagtcccatgtaagacagatgcacaaggtagcccacatgtttgtttgcagtggctggaggccttggtgtgctctctttctctctacctgcccttttccctctctctctaataaataaaaatatgttttttaaaaatccagtacTGGTTCCACTGACCTGGTATGGATATCTCTACTTCCTTTTCCTGGCCAAGAAGAATGTTCTGGATGCTGCAGGACATGTTCTCTACAGAGTTGTCCCTGAAGACCAGTGAAGCCGCCACAGTGAACAGGCCTTCCTCGTCGGGATTGCTGGACTCTGATGTGGATGGGAAGTCCTCTCCCTTGGGTGTTCTCCACTGCACCCGGGGCTCTGGGTACCACCCCGAGGAGGTGCACTCCAGCTGGACCTGTCCACTCTCCTGAACTCCCATACTTATGTGAGGATCAGAGCCCAGAGctatgcagaaagagagaggggctggcTTTAATCTTTCAGTGGACATCCTTCTGGGAGCCTGACCATCTTAATCTGAGACTGGGAAAGAAGCAAAGGTATGGGGGGAATGGGAGTCTTCTTTGCCTGTAAaccgggcacagtggtgcacgcctttaatcccagcactcgagggggggggggcaacgGTAGGAAGATCCCTTTGAGGTCGAGgttaccctgggactacatagtgaattccagatcagcctgggctagagggagatcctacctcgggaAACCACAAGCGAGAGTACCTAATTCCTAAAGCTATCTGGAAGCATTCCAGGTGCTCACCACAGCCTAAAGAAGTGGGGACAATAGACACAATTTAAATGCCCAGTTCTAGGATCTGATTGAAGACATTATCGTGTACTTTATCTTTCTTattccctcttccccctctcccccccacaggtagggtttcactctaacccaagctgacctggaattcactatgtagtctcaggctggctttgaactcatggtgcactcttccctctgcctcctgagtgctgggattaaaggtgtgtgccaccacacctggtttaagaaTTAGTCTCTTAACAACTGACTTCCTGAAATGGTAGAGTGTGGCCCATTGCTGAAGATTCTACTCATGAGGCAAAAAAGACTCCCATTCCCaccatactgggattaaaggtgcttgccaccacacctggcaagttgcaattatttatttatttatttgctttgctcccacttccccccaccccctcactctctaggctaggctgacctggaattcactgtcatctctgggtggccttgaactcacagtgatacaccCACCTctacaatatttatttacttatctatttgcaggcagagagatacaggcagaaaaagatacagcaagagagagaggctgtgtcagggcctcttgccactgcaagcaacctccatatgcatgtgccatcactctttctctctttctccttgcaaataaataaacaaacattgaaAAGAATGTTATAAACCcctgtggtagtacacacctgtaatacaGGCACTGAGGAGGTATAGGCAgggagatggccatgagttcaagaccactcagGGTTACATAGCCGATTTTGtctcaaataaaccaaataaaGGACAGACAACGTTACCATATTTACATCCTGCAATTGCTTAACTCATTGCTTGGGGGAAATGTGTTGTGctgacctgggggggggggaagggcagAAGATAATTGCTTAAAGGATGCTTCTCTTTGCGTCCCTTGGGCTGGGCcgcttccctctcctccccggCTCTTCTAAAGTAACGGGCCCTTTGCAAAACACGGCCAGCGCGGAGCGACGGGGCCAGTCGCCCCTTGTGCCCACCCACCGGCGGCTTTCAGATGCACGACGGCCTCCTCGTAGCTGTCGCCGTCCCTGAAGAAGCACCGGTACTCGCCGTCGTCGGAGGCCCGGACGCCGCGGATGCGCAGGGCCGCGCGCCCGGCCCGGAGGCCGTGGGTCACCAGCGTCGCCCTCCCGCGGTACTCGGCCGCCTGCTCGGCCTCCCGCTCCCGCCCGTCGCGGTAAAGCAGCACGGCCGGCGACCGCGTCCGTCGGAACCAGCGCAGCTCCATGCGCTCGGCGCTCACGTTCGGGGACAGGCGACAGGGGAGCTCGGCGTCTGCGCCCACCAGGGCCACCACCGGCTCCTGCGGGCCGATCACGTCGAAGCGAGCTGAGAAACAAGCACGGGCAGGGGGAGGGCAAGGGGTGGGTGCGAGGACCTGCGCGGGGGACGGAGGCCCCCACTGTCCCCAGGGGCCCGGGCTGGTCTCGAACTCGGTCAAGAAGGACCTTGGgctgtgatggcgcacgcctttaatcccatcgccccagaggcagaggtaggaagatagccgtgagtt is a window of Jaculus jaculus isolate mJacJac1 chromosome 13, mJacJac1.mat.Y.cur, whole genome shotgun sequence DNA encoding:
- the Btn1a1 gene encoding butyrophilin subfamily 1 member A1; translated protein: MSMAPSSCPPGCLLLLMVLQLPTMDSARFDVIGPQEPVVALVGADAELPCRLSPNVSAERMELRWFRRTRSPAVLLYRDGREREAEQAAEYRGRATLVTHGLRAGRAALRIRGVRASDDGEYRCFFRDGDSYEEAVVHLKAAALGSDPHISMGVQESGQVQLECTSSGWYPEPRVQWRTPKGEDFPSTSESSNPDEEGLFTVAASLVFRDNSVENMSCSIQNILLGQEKEVEISIPAPFLPRLMTPWMVAVAIFLVVFGLLTIGSVFLTWRLYKERSRMRKSEFGSKEKLLEELNCKKATLHAVDVTLDQDTAHPHLFVYEDSKSVRLEDSRQTLPDRPERFDSWPCVLGRETFTSGRHYWEVEVGDRTDWAVGVCRESVVKKGFDPMTPENGFWAVELYGDGYWALTTLRTPLSLLGTPRRVGIFLDYDAGDISFYNMADGFPIYTFPRLSFSGPLRPFFCLWSYDKKPLTICPIGNRPERVTVGADIQDLSQGIPLSPLGEVPASGDPDTLHSKLIPTSSSQRTP